The DNA segment AGGCCGAGCATGACCACCTGGAACAGGTGGCCGCGCGCTCCCCCCAGCCAAGTCAGGGTCCGGCTGCCCCTGTCCGCCATTCGGCACTATCCCCCCAAGAAGATTGCCCGAGGCCGCAAGCTATCACACCGTGTGGTTAAACCAATACCGGCTATACGTCATTATTATTGGTGGATGCCGTTCCGGTTGAGGTCGCGCATGGCGGCGTCCAGCCCCTCCAGGGTCAGCGGGTGCATGCGGCCGCCCATCAGCTGCTCGATGATCTGGGTGGAGTGGGTCCATTGCCAGCGGGCCTGGGGGGCGGGATTGAGCCAGACGGCGCTGGGCCACTGGTCGAGCAGGCGGCGCATCCAGACATGGCCCGGCTCCTCGTTCCATTCCTCCACCGCGCCGCCCGGCGTGGTGATCTCGTAGGGGCTCATGGCGGCGTCGCCCACGAAGATCAGCTTGTAGTCGGACGGAAAGGTGTGGATGACGTCGAGCGTGTTGGTGACGTCCTGATGGCGGCGGCGGTTGTCCTTCCACAGCCCGGAATAGGGGCAGTTGTGGAAGTAGTAGTGCTCCAGGTGCTTGAACTCGGAGCGCACCGCCGAGAACAGCTCCTCGCAGGTGCGCACGTGCTCGTCCATGGAGCCGCCGATGTCGAGCAGCAGCAGCACCTTGACCTTGTTGTGGCGCTCGGGGACCATCTTCAAGTCGAGCCAGCCGCCGGCCCGCGCCGTGGAGGTGATGGTGCCGGGCAGGTCCAGTTCGGTGGCGGCGCCCTCGCGGGCGAAACGGCGCAGGCGGCGCAGCGCCATGCGGAAGTTGCGGGTGCCCAGCTCGATGCCGTCGTCCAGATTGCGGTAGGCCCGCTCGTCCCACACCTTGACGGCGCGGCGATGGCGGGATTCGTGCTGGCCGATGCGCACGCCCTCGGGATTGTAGCCATAGGCGCCGAAGGGCGAGGTGCCGGCGGTACCGATCCACTTGGAGCCGCCCTGATGGCGCTCCTTCTGCTCCTCCAGGCGTTTCTTAAGCGTCTCCATCAGCTTCTCGAAGCCGCCCGCCGACTGGATCTGCTCCATCTCCTCGGGCGTCAGGTGCTTTTCCGCCAGCTTGCGCAGCCATTCCTCGGGGATGGCGGCCTTCAGTGCGGCGGCCAACTCGTCACCGGCCCCTATGATGCCGTCGAACACCCGGCCGAAGACCCGGTCGAACTTGTCCAGGTGGCGCTCGTCCTTCACCAGGCAGGAGCGGGACAGGTAGTAGAAGGTGTCGACGTTCATCTCGGCCACGCCTTCGGCCAGCGCCTCCAGCAGGGTGAGGTACTCCTTCAGGGTGACCGGCACCTTGGCGTCGCGCAGCTCGAGGAACAGGTTGAGGAACATCAGCAGCCCTTGGCCCTGGTCCAGGCCGCGTAGCGCTGATCCTCGATCAGGATATGGCCCTTGAGCCACGACCACAGGAAATCCTTGAGGCGGGAATCCGCGGCGTCGAAGGCCTGCTCGCGGTACTGCCGCAGCATGGCCGCCACCTCGTCGGCGAAGGAATCATGCTGGGTGCGGTGGCCGTCGAGGCCGGGATAGCCGATGGCTTCCAGGTGGGCCTCCTCCCGGTCGAAATGGCCGGTGGTGTAATCGAGGACCGCGTTGAACAGCTCCATGAAGTCCGGGGCCGTCTGGTCCAGGTCGTTGATCATCTGAATCAGCTTCTTGTGGTCCTTGTCCAGGAGCGGGACGTCCACGCTCATGGCCTCGGTCCACTGGATGACGGTCATCAGCGTCCCTCCCGCCGGCTGAGGAAGGCCAGGCGCTCGAACAGGTGAACGTCCTGCTCGTTCTTGAGCAGGGCGCCGTGCAGCTTGGGGATCAGCGAGGCCTTGTCCTTGGCGCGCAGGTCCTCCGGGCTCAGGTCCTCGGACAGCAGCAGCTTGATCCAGTCCAGCAGTTCCGAGGTGGACGGCTTCTTCTTCAGCCCCGCCACCTCGCGGATGTCGAAGAAGGCGGTCAGCGCCTCGTGCAGCAGGGCCGGCTTGATGCCGGGATAGTGCACGGCGACGATCCGCTCCATGGTCTCGCGGTCGGGGAAGCGGATGTAGTGGAAGAAGCAGCGGCGCAGGAAGGCGTCGGGCAGCTCCTTCTCGTTGTTCGACGTGATGATCACCATGGGCCGCCGCACCGCCTTGACCACCTGCTTGGTCTCGTAGACATGGAACTCCATGCGGTCGAGTTCCAGCAGCAGGTCGTTGGGAAATTCGATGTCGGCCTTGTCGATCTCGTCGATCAGCAGCACCGGCGGCGTGGGGGCCTCGAACGCCTCCCACAGCTTGCCCTTGACGATGTAGTTGGAGATGTCGTGGACGCGGGAATCGCCCAATTGCGAATCCCGGAGGCGCGCCACCGCATCGTATTCGTACAGGCCCTGCTGCGCCTTGGTGGTGGACTTGACGTGCCATTGCAGCAGCGGGCGGCCCAGCGACTTGGCCACCTCGGCGGCCAGCACGGTCTTGCCGGTGCCCGGCTCGCCCTTGATCAGCAGCGGGCGCTCGAGCTTAAGCGCCGCATTGACGGCGACCAGCAGATCCTCGGTCGCCACATAGCTATCGGTACCCTTGAACGACATCGGCTCACTCCTTACTCGATGAGAAAGGTAGGAGCCCGCGGCAATTCGGTCAAGCAATGCCGATTTAAAATGGGCAAAGAAAAAGCCCCGGCCTTGGGAGGGAGGCCGGGGCTCGTGTCCGTCGTCGCAAATGTCCGGAAGCAGCGGGATGGGGGGGAGAGCCCCGGACATCATCAAGCGGCGGCGGTCTTTTCGATCCAGGTCCGGACGAGGTGGGAGGAACCTCGCCGGGCCTTAAGTCGGATCGAATTAGGCGGCAACCTTGGTCAGCGCGGCGAAACGGGCCTGGATCGGCTCGACCGCGGCGGTGAGCGCAGTGGTCGACAGCTCGGCCAGCTTGCGGCCGTCGGCGATGGCGCCCTCGATGGCCTCGCGGGCCAGCTTGCCCTGCAGGTCGGCCAGCTCGGCCGGGCTCTTGACGGAGAACAGCGCCTTGACGGCGGCGTCGGCCTTCTTGACGTTCTCGGCGATCAGGGCCTGCTGGGCCTTGGCGATCTCTTCGAAAGCCTTGACGGTGGCGGCGCCCGACTTGGCGAAAGCGTCGGCGTTTTCCTTGCCCAGGGCGACGAACTTCTCGAAACCGTCGATCTTGATGGTCATGTGCGTATTCCTTATCAGAGGTGGGCGCGTTGTGCGCTGCAACATGACGTCAATCTAACAGAGCCTCGCTGCAGTGCAACATATTTTTTGCACTGCAACATAACTGTCGCGCATGGGTGGGGACGCAAAAAAGCAAACACCCCCGGAAACCAGGGTTTCCGGGGGTGTCGGAGATTTCTCGCCGAGCCTTGTCGCGTGAAAGCCTCAGCGGGTGGCGGCCACGTCGCGCAGCACGTTCATCTCCATCTGGGCCTCGGTCAGGCGGAAGTTGACCGCGTCGCCGATGGAGACGATGCCGATCAGTTCGTCCTTTTCCAGCACGGGCAGATGGCGGATGCGGCGTTCGGTCATCACGCCCATGATGGTCTTGACGCTGTCGCCGGGGGAGCAGGTCACCACCGGGCTGGACATGACGTTGCGTACCGGCATTTCCAGGGCGGCCTTGCCGTACTGGGCCAGGCCCTTGACGATATCGCGCTCGGACAGCACGCCCTGCAGCTTGCCCTTGGCGTCGCAAACCACGGCGACGCCGACCTTCTTGTTGGTCAGCAGGGCGGCGGCATCGGCCACCGAATGCTCGGGACGGATGGTGAAAACGACGCTGCCCTTGGTCTTCAGAATGGATTCTACGGACATTGCTGGTCCCCCTTATGCCTTGAACTTTGCTTTTGCGGAGGGGTGACCGGTCCCAGACCCCTACCTTCGAATGATAGTAGTCTGGAACCGAAGCCGAAGAAATTCAAGCCGCCATCAGTGAGTATGTCCCAGACTCACGCCGCTGGCGGCCAACTGATCGGAGAGCGTCTGGCGCAGGTGCTTCAGCCCCTCGGCACTGGCCGCCTCGCAGCGGGCCACCAGCACCGCCTGGGTGTTGGAGGCGCGCAGCAGCCACCAGCCGTCCGGGGTGTCGACCCGCACGCCGTCGATGGCCGAGAAGGTGGCGCCTTCGGCCTCCAGCCGGGCCTTGACCTCGGCCACCACGGCGAACTTGCGTTCGTCCGGGCAGTCGAAGCGCAGTTCCGGGGTGTTGACCATGTGGGGCAGCTTGTCGCGGCGCTGGCCGATGGTCATGTGATCCCAGCGTGCCACGATGCCCAGCAGGCGGACGGCGGCGTAAAGGGCGTCGTCGAAGCCGTAATAGCGGTCGGCGAAGAAGATGTGGCCGCTCATCTCGCCGGCCAGCGGCGCGCCGGTCTCGGCCATTTGGGTTTTGATCAGCGAATGGCCGGTGCGGCCCATGAGGGCCGTGCCGCCCATGCGGCGCACCTCGTCGAAGAATACCTTGGACGCCTTGACATCGGCGATGATGG comes from the Magnetospirillum sp. 15-1 genome and includes:
- a CDS encoding hemerythrin family protein, which codes for MTVIQWTEAMSVDVPLLDKDHKKLIQMINDLDQTAPDFMELFNAVLDYTTGHFDREEAHLEAIGYPGLDGHRTQHDSFADEVAAMLRQYREQAFDAADSRLKDFLWSWLKGHILIEDQRYAAWTRAKGC
- a CDS encoding phasin family protein, yielding MTIKIDGFEKFVALGKENADAFAKSGAATVKAFEEIAKAQQALIAENVKKADAAVKALFSVKSPAELADLQGKLAREAIEGAIADGRKLAELSTTALTAAVEPIQARFAALTKVAA
- a CDS encoding MoxR family ATPase, whose translation is MSFKGTDSYVATEDLLVAVNAALKLERPLLIKGEPGTGKTVLAAEVAKSLGRPLLQWHVKSTTKAQQGLYEYDAVARLRDSQLGDSRVHDISNYIVKGKLWEAFEAPTPPVLLIDEIDKADIEFPNDLLLELDRMEFHVYETKQVVKAVRRPMVIITSNNEKELPDAFLRRCFFHYIRFPDRETMERIVAVHYPGIKPALLHEALTAFFDIREVAGLKKKPSTSELLDWIKLLLSEDLSPEDLRAKDKASLIPKLHGALLKNEQDVHLFERLAFLSRREGR
- a CDS encoding CBS domain-containing protein codes for the protein MSVESILKTKGSVVFTIRPEHSVADAAALLTNKKVGVAVVCDAKGKLQGVLSERDIVKGLAQYGKAALEMPVRNVMSSPVVTCSPGDSVKTIMGVMTERRIRHLPVLEKDELIGIVSIGDAVNFRLTEAQMEMNVLRDVAATR
- a CDS encoding VWA domain-containing protein → MFLNLFLELRDAKVPVTLKEYLTLLEALAEGVAEMNVDTFYYLSRSCLVKDERHLDKFDRVFGRVFDGIIGAGDELAAALKAAIPEEWLRKLAEKHLTPEEMEQIQSAGGFEKLMETLKKRLEEQKERHQGGSKWIGTAGTSPFGAYGYNPEGVRIGQHESRHRRAVKVWDERAYRNLDDGIELGTRNFRMALRRLRRFAREGAATELDLPGTITSTARAGGWLDLKMVPERHNKVKVLLLLDIGGSMDEHVRTCEELFSAVRSEFKHLEHYYFHNCPYSGLWKDNRRRHQDVTNTLDVIHTFPSDYKLIFVGDAAMSPYEITTPGGAVEEWNEEPGHVWMRRLLDQWPSAVWLNPAPQARWQWTHSTQIIEQLMGGRMHPLTLEGLDAAMRDLNRNGIHQ